Proteins from a genomic interval of Synechococcus sp. A15-28:
- the devC gene encoding ABC transporter permease DevC: MKTFWQGRRIPLSWLLLSRQPVRLLVALAGISFAGILMFMQLGFRDGLFDASVTVHRLFDADLVLISPRSASSIRMAGFPRRRLVQTLADPAVEGVSPVHWGLMLWRNPETRLNRAILALGFNPDDPFFVDPSLSEKTEVLKQKGRILFDQLSRPEFGPIADWYREGRTVETEIAGNRIRVEGLVSLGTSFGADGNLLTSTETFLDLSPQKSRGAIEVGLIRLRPGADPQDVVQRLQLRLPDDVKVLTKQGFIDFEKNYWKSGTSIGFIFTLGAAMGFVVGCVIVYQVLYTDVSDHLPEYATLMAMGYRLSHLLGVVMREGFYLAVMGYIPAYLAGEGLYWFVRDATRLPVGMDASRALTVGGMILVMCMLSSLLAMRRLVDADPAEIF, translated from the coding sequence ATGAAGACGTTCTGGCAGGGACGTCGGATTCCCCTGTCCTGGCTGTTGTTGTCCCGCCAGCCTGTTCGCCTTCTGGTGGCTCTGGCAGGAATCAGCTTCGCCGGGATCCTGATGTTCATGCAGCTGGGGTTTCGCGATGGTCTCTTTGACGCCAGCGTCACCGTGCACCGCCTGTTCGACGCCGATCTGGTGCTGATCAGTCCGCGCTCCGCCAGTTCCATTCGGATGGCGGGCTTTCCCAGGCGCAGGCTGGTCCAGACCCTGGCCGACCCAGCGGTTGAGGGGGTGAGCCCGGTGCACTGGGGCCTGATGCTGTGGCGCAATCCGGAAACACGCCTGAACCGAGCGATCCTGGCGCTTGGCTTCAATCCGGATGATCCCTTCTTTGTCGATCCCAGCCTGTCGGAAAAGACCGAAGTCCTCAAGCAGAAGGGCAGGATCCTGTTTGATCAGCTGTCCCGTCCGGAATTCGGACCCATTGCCGACTGGTACCGGGAGGGTCGCACCGTCGAAACCGAGATTGCCGGCAATCGCATCCGGGTGGAAGGTCTGGTGAGTCTCGGCACCAGCTTCGGGGCCGACGGGAACCTGCTCACCAGCACGGAGACCTTTCTGGACCTCTCGCCACAGAAGTCGCGCGGGGCCATCGAAGTCGGTCTGATCCGTCTGCGTCCGGGGGCGGATCCTCAGGACGTTGTGCAGAGGCTGCAGTTGAGGCTCCCTGACGACGTCAAAGTCCTCACCAAGCAGGGTTTCATTGACTTCGAAAAGAACTACTGGAAGAGCGGCACGTCGATCGGCTTCATCTTCACCCTCGGGGCCGCCATGGGGTTCGTGGTGGGTTGCGTGATCGTCTACCAGGTTCTCTACACAGACGTCAGTGACCATCTCCCGGAATACGCCACCTTGATGGCCATGGGCTATCGCCTCAGCCACCTGCTTGGTGTTGTGATGCGCGAGGGGTTCTACTTGGCCGTGATGGGGTACATCCCGGCCTATCTCGCCGGTGAGGGGCTGTACTGGTTTGTCCGCGACGCCACTCGCCTTCCGGTGGGTATGGATGCATCAAGGGCCCTCACCGTCGGCGGAATGATCCTGGTGATGTGCATGCTGTCCTCGCTGCTGGCGATGCGTCGGCTGGTGGATGCAGATCCCGCGGAGATCTTCTGA
- the rpsB gene encoding 30S ribosomal protein S2 → MAVVTLAEMMEAGAHFGHQTRRWNPKMSRYIYCARNGVHIIDLVQTAVCMNNAYKWTRSAARSGKRFLFVGTKKQASEVIALEAARCGAAYVNQRWLGGMLTNWTTMKARIDRLKDLERMESSGAIAMRPKKEGAVLRRELERLQKYLGGLKTMRRLPDVVVLVDQRRESNAVLEARKLDIPLVSMLDTNCDPDLCEVPIPCNDDAVRSVQLVLGRLADAINEGRHGNNEQRGGDDAEG, encoded by the coding sequence ATGGCTGTTGTCACCCTCGCCGAGATGATGGAGGCGGGTGCCCACTTTGGGCACCAAACCCGTCGTTGGAACCCCAAAATGTCGCGCTACATCTACTGCGCGCGTAATGGTGTCCACATCATCGACCTCGTGCAGACCGCCGTCTGCATGAACAACGCCTACAAGTGGACGCGCTCTGCTGCCCGGAGCGGCAAGCGCTTCCTTTTTGTCGGCACCAAGAAGCAGGCCTCTGAAGTGATTGCCCTCGAGGCTGCCCGCTGCGGGGCTGCCTATGTGAACCAGCGCTGGCTGGGCGGCATGCTCACCAACTGGACCACGATGAAAGCCCGGATCGATCGACTCAAGGATCTGGAGCGGATGGAGTCCAGCGGTGCCATCGCGATGCGCCCCAAAAAGGAGGGTGCTGTGTTGCGGCGCGAGCTGGAACGCCTCCAGAAATATCTGGGTGGCCTGAAAACCATGCGTCGCCTTCCTGACGTCGTGGTGCTGGTGGATCAGCGCCGTGAGTCCAACGCCGTCCTCGAGGCCCGCAAGCTGGATATTCCTTTGGTTTCCATGCTGGATACCAACTGCGATCCGGATCTCTGTGAGGTGCCCATTCCCTGCAATGACGACGCCGTGCGTTCGGTGCAGCTGGTGTTGGGGCGTCTCGCTGATGCCATCAACGAAGGCCGTCACGGCAATAACGAACAGCGCGGCGGCGACGACGCCGAAGGCTGA
- a CDS encoding NADPH-dependent assimilatory sulfite reductase hemoprotein subunit has protein sequence MSDGAAVEQQETEISLPKAEQRKLDSDHLREPLLSELGNELPNFSEDALQILKFHGSYQQDDRDKREKGKDKTWQMMLRLRSPGGRIPARLFLALDDLSDRLGDGTLRATTRQAFQMHGIPKADLKEVIGTIVRNLGSTLAACGDINRNVMAPAAPFEKGGYPAARRLADEIADLLSPEAAEGSYLDLWVDGDLSYRFSPPAAVRRARKRQLEPGVFSGSEAEPLYGDTYLPRKFKVAVTVPGDNSVDLLTQDIGLVAFTDPSGDLRGCNVYVGGGMGRTHNKEETFARIADPLGYVDAADVFDLLQAIVALQRDHGDRRIRRHARMKYLLEDRGIAWFRNELKTNYFSRPLKGLRNEPKPKLLDYLGWHRQKAGLWFVGLPLLCGRLKGEMKQGLRAIVDTYQLEIRLTANQDLLLCNIGTAQRATIKAELAALGFELPDAPAPLARHAIACPALPTCGLAITESERILPSVLDRLDAQLRRLEIDKSMLIRMTGCPNGCARPYMAELALVGSGVNQYQLWLGGSANLQRLAQPFLQRMPLDELEQTIEPLLISWKQAGGRRSFGDHVEKLGDQAVSELLGAAA, from the coding sequence GTGAGCGACGGGGCTGCAGTTGAACAACAGGAGACCGAAATCAGTCTCCCAAAAGCGGAACAACGGAAGCTGGACAGCGACCACCTGCGGGAGCCGCTGCTGAGCGAACTTGGGAATGAACTGCCCAATTTCAGCGAAGACGCCCTGCAGATCCTCAAGTTCCACGGCAGTTACCAGCAGGACGATCGCGACAAACGCGAGAAGGGGAAGGACAAGACCTGGCAGATGATGCTGCGCCTGCGCAGCCCCGGTGGTCGCATCCCCGCACGGTTGTTTCTCGCCCTGGATGACCTCTCCGATCGGCTGGGGGACGGCACCCTGCGGGCCACAACCCGGCAGGCCTTCCAGATGCATGGCATCCCCAAGGCCGATTTGAAAGAAGTAATCGGCACTATCGTGCGCAACCTGGGTTCCACCCTGGCGGCCTGTGGTGACATCAACCGCAATGTGATGGCTCCTGCCGCTCCATTCGAAAAAGGCGGCTACCCGGCAGCACGGCGGCTGGCCGACGAGATCGCCGATCTGTTGAGTCCTGAAGCTGCCGAAGGCTCCTACCTCGACCTCTGGGTGGACGGCGATCTCAGCTATCGCTTCAGCCCGCCAGCGGCCGTTCGCCGCGCTCGCAAACGCCAGTTGGAGCCAGGTGTGTTCTCCGGCAGTGAGGCGGAGCCGCTCTATGGCGACACCTACCTCCCCAGAAAATTCAAGGTCGCCGTCACCGTGCCCGGTGACAACTCGGTGGATCTACTGACCCAGGACATCGGCCTCGTGGCTTTCACCGATCCTTCCGGTGATCTGAGGGGCTGCAACGTGTACGTGGGTGGTGGCATGGGCCGCACCCATAACAAGGAAGAGACCTTTGCCCGCATCGCCGATCCCCTCGGTTACGTGGATGCTGCAGACGTTTTTGATCTGCTCCAGGCGATCGTGGCGCTGCAGCGGGATCACGGTGACCGCCGGATTCGTCGCCACGCCCGGATGAAATACCTGCTGGAGGATCGCGGCATCGCTTGGTTCCGCAATGAGCTGAAAACCAACTACTTCTCCAGACCGCTCAAGGGTCTCCGCAACGAACCCAAACCCAAGCTGCTCGACTACCTGGGCTGGCACCGTCAGAAGGCAGGTCTGTGGTTTGTCGGTCTGCCGCTTCTCTGCGGCCGGCTGAAGGGTGAGATGAAGCAGGGTCTGCGCGCCATCGTCGACACCTATCAACTGGAAATCCGCCTGACGGCCAACCAGGATCTGCTGCTGTGCAACATCGGGACTGCCCAGCGGGCCACGATCAAAGCTGAGCTAGCGGCCCTTGGCTTCGAACTGCCCGATGCACCCGCTCCTCTCGCCCGGCACGCCATTGCCTGCCCGGCGTTGCCGACCTGCGGTCTGGCGATCACGGAATCGGAACGGATCCTGCCAAGCGTGCTGGATCGCCTGGATGCTCAACTACGTCGTCTCGAGATCGACAAGTCGATGTTGATCCGAATGACCGGGTGCCCCAATGGTTGTGCACGGCCCTACATGGCTGAGCTGGCCCTGGTGGGCAGCGGCGTGAACCAGTACCAGCTGTGGCTGGGCGGCAGCGCCAACCTGCAGCGCCTGGCCCAGCCCTTCCTGCAACGCATGCCGCTGGATGAGCTGGAACAAACCATCGAACCGCTTCTGATCAGCTGGAAACAGGCTGGCGGTCGCCGCAGCTTCGGCGACCATGTGGAGAAACTCGGCGATCAGGCGGTGAGTGAGCTGCTGGGTGCCGCTGCATAG
- the recG gene encoding ATP-dependent DNA helicase RecG gives MADSLRSQDPRGLNREQLSVLLCWLKPLQQALSLEVETGFNNLQGRQQRFDGFLIHQLSEPPALPYPPGVEDRLRGLQQGFVGYGDLAESGRRRLVTDTRQWLHELRLRLEPSAPMAPPRLRVASSSTSAPLRELGLDSPLTQLRGVGPKLAGRLAAIGLLLVRDLLKHYPRDHVDYATRRRIEALVVGETATIVATIRRCNGFVSPRNPNLAILELQLQDPTGRIKVTRFLAGKRFSSPAYLKGQQRLYPQGATVAVSGLIKEGPYGVTFQDPLIEVLESSNAEVRSRNIGRLMPVYGLTEGVAADRFRQLMDQVLPLARTWQDPLSQTECRHWSLVSLPEAFQGLHAPDDPSQLDRARRRLVFDEFLMLQLGLLRRRRSLRQRPSPQLELIRRGDGLVGQFMASLPFAFTAAQERVFAEIEADLQRSQPMARLVQGDVGSGKTVVAIAALLSTISSGWQGALMAPTEVLAEQHHRNLCRWLPPLHVTVELLTGATPRSKRRQLLDDLANGSLKVLVGTHALLEDPVVFSRLGLVVVDEQHRFGVHQRDRLLNKGLQPHLLTMTATPIPRTLALSLHGDLDVSQIDELPPGRTPIRTAMLTAAQRSQAYELIREAVARGQRAYVVLPLVEESEKLELRSAVEVHAELASEVFPELTVGLLHGRLNSADKQAVLRDFADGCSQVLVSTTVVEVGVDVPEASVMVIDHAERFGLAQLHQLRGRVGRGEAASHCLLINGSSNPLARQRLEVLVRSNDGFEIAEMDLRLRGPGQVLGTRQSGLPDLALASLADDGAVLEDARAAAQQLMEQDPDLSDHVALLSLLEEQQRRLSGAAPLN, from the coding sequence TTGGCAGATTCCCTCCGATCCCAAGACCCCCGGGGACTGAACCGTGAGCAGCTCAGTGTATTGCTGTGTTGGCTCAAGCCTCTGCAGCAGGCACTTTCGCTTGAGGTTGAAACCGGTTTCAACAATCTCCAGGGCCGGCAGCAACGGTTTGATGGCTTTTTGATTCATCAGCTGTCTGAACCGCCGGCGCTGCCTTACCCCCCCGGTGTCGAGGATCGCCTGCGGGGCCTGCAGCAAGGCTTTGTTGGTTATGGGGATCTGGCAGAAAGCGGTCGCCGACGGCTGGTCACGGACACCCGTCAATGGCTGCATGAGTTGCGGCTCCGCCTTGAACCTTCAGCGCCGATGGCACCGCCGCGGCTGCGAGTGGCATCCTCCAGCACGTCGGCACCACTGCGAGAGCTGGGTCTGGACAGTCCGTTGACGCAGCTGCGTGGCGTGGGCCCGAAGCTGGCAGGTCGACTGGCCGCCATCGGTCTGCTGCTGGTGCGGGACCTGCTGAAGCATTATCCGCGAGACCACGTCGACTACGCCACCCGCCGTCGGATCGAGGCCCTCGTGGTTGGAGAAACCGCCACGATCGTGGCCACCATCCGCCGCTGCAACGGTTTCGTCAGTCCGCGCAATCCGAATCTGGCGATTCTGGAGCTGCAGCTCCAGGACCCCACGGGTCGGATCAAGGTCACACGGTTTCTGGCGGGTAAGCGGTTCAGTTCGCCGGCTTATCTCAAGGGGCAACAGCGGCTTTATCCCCAAGGGGCGACGGTGGCCGTCAGTGGTCTGATCAAAGAAGGGCCCTACGGGGTGACGTTCCAGGACCCGTTGATCGAGGTGCTGGAAAGCAGCAATGCCGAGGTGCGGTCCCGCAACATCGGTCGTCTGATGCCGGTTTATGGCCTGACTGAAGGGGTTGCGGCGGATCGCTTCCGGCAACTGATGGATCAAGTGTTGCCCCTGGCACGCACCTGGCAGGACCCCCTCAGCCAGACCGAATGTCGCCACTGGTCGTTGGTCAGCCTTCCGGAAGCATTCCAGGGACTGCACGCACCGGACGATCCGAGCCAGTTGGATCGGGCCCGGCGTCGGCTGGTGTTCGACGAATTCCTGATGCTGCAGCTCGGATTGCTGCGGCGCAGGCGAAGCCTGCGCCAGCGTCCTTCCCCCCAGCTGGAGTTGATCCGGCGCGGTGATGGGCTGGTGGGGCAATTTATGGCGTCCCTGCCCTTTGCCTTCACGGCTGCCCAGGAGCGGGTTTTCGCCGAAATCGAGGCTGATCTGCAACGTTCCCAGCCCATGGCTCGCTTGGTGCAGGGGGATGTCGGTTCCGGCAAGACCGTCGTGGCCATTGCGGCGCTGCTGAGCACCATCAGTTCCGGCTGGCAGGGGGCGTTGATGGCCCCCACAGAGGTCTTGGCTGAGCAGCACCATCGCAACCTCTGCCGCTGGCTTCCTCCACTGCATGTGACGGTGGAGTTGCTCACCGGGGCAACGCCGCGGAGCAAACGGCGACAACTGCTCGATGACCTGGCCAATGGCTCTTTGAAGGTTCTGGTCGGCACCCATGCCCTGCTGGAGGATCCCGTGGTGTTTTCCCGCCTGGGACTGGTGGTGGTGGATGAGCAGCACCGCTTCGGAGTGCACCAGCGGGACCGATTGCTCAACAAGGGCCTGCAGCCCCATCTGCTCACGATGACCGCCACACCGATACCCCGCACCCTGGCGCTGTCTCTCCATGGCGACCTGGACGTCAGTCAGATCGATGAACTGCCGCCGGGACGGACGCCCATCCGCACCGCCATGCTGACGGCTGCTCAGCGGTCGCAGGCCTATGAGCTGATCCGTGAAGCGGTGGCCCGTGGCCAACGGGCCTATGTGGTACTGCCCCTGGTGGAGGAATCCGAGAAACTCGAGCTGCGATCAGCTGTGGAGGTTCACGCGGAACTGGCCTCAGAGGTGTTCCCGGAGCTGACGGTCGGTCTGCTGCACGGTCGCTTGAACAGTGCCGATAAGCAGGCCGTGCTGCGGGACTTTGCCGACGGCTGCAGCCAGGTGCTCGTGTCCACCACGGTGGTGGAAGTGGGCGTAGATGTGCCCGAGGCCAGCGTGATGGTGATCGACCATGCCGAACGTTTCGGATTGGCTCAGCTGCATCAGCTGCGCGGCAGGGTTGGCCGTGGTGAGGCCGCCTCCCACTGCCTGTTGATCAATGGCAGTTCCAATCCTCTGGCTCGACAGCGTCTGGAGGTGCTGGTGCGTTCCAACGACGGCTTCGAGATCGCCGAAATGGACCTGCGCCTGCGGGGGCCGGGTCAGGTGCTGGGAACCCGGCAGTCCGGACTTCCCGACCTGGCGTTGGCCAGCCTGGCGGATGATGGTGCCGTGCTTGAGGACGCCCGGGCGGCGGCCCAACAGCTGATGGAGCAGGACCCGGATCTGTCCGATCACGTTGCACTTCTCTCGCTGTTGGAGGAGCAGCAGCGCCGGCTCAGCGGGGCGGCACCTCTGAACTGA
- a CDS encoding DevA family ABC transporter ATP-binding protein, whose product MASVELQNLSHAFGRGEMRRQVLQEISLTIDPGEVVLLTGPSGCGKTTLLTLIGALRTVQSGEVTVLGHRLDGAGRRQRQQVRRGIGMIFQGHNLLRCLTAEQNVQMGADLLPGLGYRARRDEARHWLRSVGLEDQMGKLPHDLSGGQKQRVAIARALAAHPRLLLADEPTAALDGATGREVVELLRRLARDQSCAVLMVTHDPRILDVADRLLRMEDGCLLPAEQ is encoded by the coding sequence ATGGCCTCCGTTGAGCTTCAAAACCTCAGCCATGCCTTCGGTCGTGGTGAGATGCGGCGGCAGGTGCTGCAGGAGATCAGTCTCACGATTGACCCCGGTGAGGTGGTGCTGCTGACGGGACCCTCCGGGTGCGGCAAGACCACACTGCTGACCCTGATCGGAGCCTTGCGCACGGTGCAGTCCGGTGAAGTCACCGTGCTCGGCCATCGTCTCGATGGGGCCGGCCGGCGCCAGCGGCAGCAGGTGCGCCGTGGCATCGGCATGATCTTTCAGGGCCACAACCTGTTGCGCTGCCTCACCGCTGAACAGAACGTTCAGATGGGGGCTGATCTTCTGCCAGGACTCGGCTATCGCGCTCGACGGGATGAGGCTCGGCACTGGCTGCGCTCCGTCGGCCTGGAGGATCAGATGGGCAAACTGCCCCATGACCTGTCCGGTGGTCAGAAGCAGCGGGTGGCCATCGCCCGCGCCCTTGCCGCCCATCCACGGCTCCTGTTGGCGGACGAGCCGACGGCTGCCCTTGATGGGGCCACCGGGCGCGAGGTGGTGGAACTGTTGCGGCGACTGGCGCGGGATCAGTCCTGTGCTGTGCTGATGGTGACCCACGATCCACGCATTCTGGATGTGGCGGACCGGTTGCTGCGCATGGAGGACGGATGCCTGCTTCCGGCAGAGCAGTAA
- a CDS encoding glycosyltransferase: MFVSVVIPTYNRRPILEKCLLALEQQQACPLIDRYEVVVVDDGSTDGTPDWLRQNATRFPHVRLIEQSHGGPAEGRNRGVDHAQGDVIVFIDSDLVVTDSFLSCHAGSLVSSWAERGDRLCFTYGAVVNTANFEQPTAERHKLRDLSWAYFATGNVAIDKEVLQRAGLFDTGFRLYGWEDLELGERLRRMGVKLIKCPAAVGYHWHPALTLDQIPRLIQVEGERARMGLVFFRKHPTRRVRFIIQFTWLHRLLWELLTLGGLINERSLRPLLRWLIRRGYPGTAMELLRLPLNRIGVRALFQEARLAGLR, encoded by the coding sequence ATGTTCGTCAGCGTCGTTATCCCGACCTACAACCGCCGGCCGATTCTTGAGAAGTGCCTGCTGGCCTTGGAGCAGCAGCAAGCTTGTCCATTGATCGACCGCTACGAGGTGGTGGTGGTGGACGACGGATCCACCGACGGCACCCCCGATTGGCTTCGTCAGAACGCGACGCGCTTCCCCCATGTGCGGCTGATTGAGCAATCCCATGGCGGTCCAGCTGAGGGGCGAAACCGCGGCGTGGATCACGCCCAAGGTGATGTGATCGTCTTCATCGACAGTGATCTGGTGGTCACGGACAGCTTTCTGTCCTGTCACGCCGGCAGCCTTGTCAGCAGCTGGGCTGAGCGCGGCGACCGCCTCTGCTTCACCTACGGGGCCGTGGTCAACACAGCCAACTTCGAGCAGCCCACGGCTGAACGGCACAAGCTGCGGGATCTGTCCTGGGCCTATTTCGCGACGGGCAACGTCGCCATCGACAAGGAGGTGTTGCAGCGTGCCGGCTTGTTCGACACCGGATTCCGGCTCTATGGCTGGGAGGACCTTGAACTGGGCGAGCGGTTACGCCGCATGGGAGTGAAGCTGATCAAATGTCCTGCTGCGGTCGGATACCACTGGCATCCGGCCCTCACCCTTGACCAGATTCCGCGATTGATCCAGGTGGAAGGGGAACGGGCCCGCATGGGACTGGTGTTCTTCCGCAAACATCCGACGCGCCGGGTGCGGTTCATCATTCAGTTCACCTGGTTGCATCGACTGTTGTGGGAGCTGCTCACCCTGGGCGGTCTGATCAACGAGCGCAGCCTGCGGCCCCTGTTGCGCTGGCTGATTCGTCGTGGTTACCCCGGTACGGCCATGGAGCTTCTGCGTCTTCCTCTCAACCGCATCGGTGTCCGTGCCCTGTTTCAGGAAGCTCGCCTGGCGGGCTTGCGCTGA
- the tsf gene encoding translation elongation factor Ts, whose product MAAVSAKLVKDLRDKTGAGMMDCKKALAATDGDPNKAVEWLRQKGIASAEKKSGRTAAEGAIGSYIHTGARVGVLIEINCETDFVARGDMFQELLRDVSMQVAACPNVEYVTTDDIPNEIREREKAIEMGRDDLDGKPEQMKEKIVEGRIGKRLKELALMEQPFIKDSSITVAELVKQTAGKIGENVKVRRFTRYTLGEGIEVEESDFAAEVASMQAAS is encoded by the coding sequence ATGGCAGCCGTATCCGCCAAGCTTGTCAAAGACCTGCGCGACAAGACCGGCGCGGGAATGATGGATTGCAAGAAGGCCCTGGCGGCCACCGATGGTGACCCCAACAAGGCGGTCGAGTGGTTGCGTCAGAAGGGCATCGCCAGCGCTGAGAAGAAGTCCGGGCGCACGGCTGCCGAAGGCGCCATCGGCAGCTACATCCACACCGGTGCACGGGTTGGTGTGTTGATCGAAATCAACTGCGAGACCGACTTCGTGGCCCGCGGCGACATGTTCCAGGAGCTGTTGCGGGATGTTTCGATGCAGGTGGCGGCTTGCCCCAACGTCGAATACGTCACCACCGACGACATCCCCAACGAGATCCGGGAGCGGGAGAAAGCCATCGAAATGGGTCGCGACGATCTGGACGGCAAGCCGGAGCAGATGAAGGAAAAGATCGTTGAAGGCCGCATCGGCAAGCGTCTGAAGGAGCTTGCTCTGATGGAGCAGCCCTTCATCAAGGACAGCTCGATCACGGTGGCTGAGCTGGTGAAGCAGACCGCCGGCAAGATCGGCGAAAACGTCAAGGTCCGTCGCTTTACGCGCTACACCCTTGGGGAGGGTATTGAGGTCGAGGAGTCCGATTTCGCCGCTGAAGTCGCCTCCATGCAGGCTGCTTCCTGA
- a CDS encoding M15 family metallopeptidase, protein MSAASQPMRPWSDRPIHENGDALVALPPALLRLEPHPYVEAGAPYGPNADPFQLRSGVVQRLLAAQEELQARQPQLRLAIFDAWRPLAVQAYMVEQAVAAEINRRGIDRADAQQLAAVRNAVGRFWAPPSPDPSTPPPHSTGAAVDLTLASQRDGITLPMGGAIDAVDVISEPDHYAGAAPNTEAATWHQRRQLLASVMEAAGFAQHPNEWWHFSHGDQLWAWRTGATKAIYAAAPSSSLTA, encoded by the coding sequence ATGTCTGCTGCCAGCCAACCCATGCGTCCCTGGAGTGATCGTCCCATCCACGAGAACGGAGACGCTCTTGTGGCGTTGCCGCCGGCCTTGTTGCGGCTGGAGCCACACCCCTATGTCGAGGCCGGCGCCCCCTACGGACCGAACGCCGATCCGTTTCAACTGCGATCCGGGGTGGTGCAGCGTCTTCTGGCAGCGCAGGAGGAGCTTCAGGCCCGTCAGCCGCAGCTGCGGCTGGCCATTTTTGATGCCTGGAGGCCTCTGGCGGTGCAGGCCTACATGGTGGAGCAGGCGGTTGCAGCTGAAATCAACCGACGCGGTATCGATCGGGCTGATGCCCAGCAACTAGCCGCTGTGCGGAACGCGGTCGGACGCTTCTGGGCGCCACCGAGCCCTGATCCCTCAACACCGCCTCCCCACAGCACTGGGGCAGCGGTGGATCTCACCCTGGCCAGCCAGCGGGATGGAATCACCCTGCCCATGGGGGGAGCCATTGATGCCGTGGATGTGATCTCAGAGCCAGACCACTACGCGGGCGCGGCCCCGAACACTGAAGCAGCAACGTGGCATCAACGCCGGCAACTTCTTGCTTCGGTGATGGAAGCCGCCGGTTTTGCCCAGCACCCGAATGAGTGGTGGCATTTCAGCCATGGAGATCAGCTGTGGGCCTGGAGAACCGGAGCCACCAAGGCGATCTATGCAGCGGCACCCAGCAGCTCACTCACCGCCTGA